One segment of Neodiprion fabricii isolate iyNeoFabr1 chromosome 1, iyNeoFabr1.1, whole genome shotgun sequence DNA contains the following:
- the LOC124184323 gene encoding gametocyte-specific factor 1-like: MNTASIYSDPVVTCPYDKYHRIALSKIQMHIVKCEKNYPKGYKQTCPYDATHRLFEHELTDHIQNCPQRMVLEPEKHQFIRNHGSTMTEFLDRSEAVTSTIDHGESWDEESNRDWIPSIDGRSNIIDSNTTSNFHQPRDQSRCKKFIDPNQDLRRPLGYSEAMLVGGETDKADASDMESVISVMGVGRGKNPSAHLRLKKPFSFGRGISLPRND; encoded by the exons ATGAATACCGCATCAATATATTCGGACCCCGTTGTCACCTGCCCGTACGACAAGTACCACAGGATTGCgttgtcaaaaattcaaatgcaCATTGTTAAATGTGAGAAG AACTATCCAAAAGGATACAAACAAACTTGCCCGTATGATGCAACACATAGATTGTTTGAACACGAATTAACCGATCATATTCAAAACTGTCCTCAGCGCATGGTTCTAGAACCTGAAAAGCATCAGT TCATTAGGAACCATGGGTCCACAATGACCGAATTCTTGGATCGATCTGAGGCTGTAACAAGCACTATAGATCATGGAGAATCTTGGGATGAAGAATCCAACAGGGATTGGATTCCCTCAATTGATGGACGATCTAATATAATAGACAGTAACActacttcaaattttcaccaaccAAG GGATCAGTCCAGatgcaaaaaattcattgaccCTAATCAGGACTTACGTCGTCCTCTTGGTTACTCAGAGGCAATGTTGGTTGGAGGAGAAACAGATAAAGCTGACGCGTCTGATATGGAATCAGTTATCAGTGTGATGGGTGTTGGGCGTGGTAAGAATCCATCAGCGCACCTGCGGCTAAAGAAACCATTCAGCTTTGGTAGAGGAATATCTCTGCCAAGAAATGACTAG
- the LOC124184280 gene encoding RNA-binding protein spenito, whose protein sequence is MIGIPRDDRHKITVKIRNNMKRSSSRDTPPPRVKRSRSSMGRYDDSSDERITPERIRRRSRGARSPSPPRASSHARYVESSSHRDEYMRAPREIPPERPYSYKVLCVSSIHPKASDEVIKDTLYREYKKFGDFSIRISHELDERVAYVCFRSSEDARDAKHAKPRIILYDKLALVEPVYERPESYRRPRSITPPDYERYYARSPGPTERHRPIERYERVYGPPVGVPPHRELRRETIPPPHHEFVRPPLHHGPPHVHPGPPHHYGPPRHMMIRHPVHGFERIENKKDKFPNYLHHVSPEDDPLATRTLFAGNLEINITEEELRRIFSKYGIVDDIDIKRPPPGTGNAYAFVRFQTLDMAHRCKVELSGQYIGKFQCKIGYGKATPTTRIWVGGLGPWTSVPQLEREFDRFGAIKKIDYIKGDSNAYILYDSIDAAQAAVKEMRGFPLGGPDRRLRVDFADVTPGFGFKPRPYPEDAAEFRPRPVEYESPYDPYAPEGEFAYAPRGFRGRGSAPWHDRRGGGRGGYRGTAYPEGYVREESDWPSRRPPPELEYESPRGLRRSLSREPGVDRSRSRSPRRRPVDSDSDSETARTGMLSTSRTLPEVARKSIAVWQGALILKNSLFPAKFHLTDGDTEIIDALMKDEDGKHMLRITQRLRLDQPKLDDVSKRIQTSSSHAIFLGLAGSSATITNDDANVQTRPLRNLVSYLKQKEAAGVISLLNKDTEGTGVLYAFPPCAFSTELLKRTCPSLSEEGLKEDHLVIVVVKGGSA, encoded by the exons ATGATTGGGATTCCGCGCGACGACCGCCATAAAATAACGGTTAAAATCCGAAATAATATGAAACGGAGCTCGAGTCGGGACACTCCACCGCCCCGTGTCAAGCGATCCAGATCCTCCATGGGAAG ATACGATGATTCGAGCGATGAGAGGATTACACCGGAACGAATCAGACGGCGCTCTAGAGGGGCTCGGAGTCCGAGTCCTCCCAGAGCATCCTCTCATGCCAGATACGTTGAGTCCAGTTCTCACAGGGACGAGTATATGCGAGCACCCAGAGAGATACCGCCTGAGCGTCCGTACAGCTACAAGGTCCTCTGCGTGAGTTCGATACATCCAAAAGCAAGCGACGAAGTAATAAAAGATACCCTTTACCGGGAGTATAAGAAATTTGGTGACTTTTCCATACGAATCTCTCATGAATTGGACGAGCGAGTTGCTTATGTTTGCTTCAGAAGTTCCGAGGATGCGAGAGACGCGAAACATGCAAAACcaagaattattttatacgacAAGCTTGCCTTGGTTGAACCTGTTTATGAAAGACCCGAATCTTACCGACGACCCAGATCCATCACTCCCCCAGATTACGAACGTTACTATGCCAGGTCACCTGGGCCCACAGAGAGGCACAGACCGATTGAACGATACGAACGAGTTTACGGACCACCGGTTGGAGTTCCACCTCACAGGGAGCTCAGAAGAGAAACAATTCCACCTCCTCATCACGAATTTGTTCGTCCACCACTACACCATGGACCACCACATGTTCACCCTGGTCCTCCGCATCATTATGGACCACCCAGACACATGATGATTCGTCATCCTGTTCACGGTTTTgagagaattgaaaataagaaagacAAGTTTCCAAACTATTTGCATCATGTTTCACCTGAGGATGATCCACTGGCGACTCGAACCTTGTTTGCCGGTAATTTGGAGATAAATATTACCGAGGAAGAGCTGAGAAGAATCTTTAGCAAGTATGGAATCGTCGATGACATCGATATCAAGAGACCCCCACCGGGTACTGGAAATGCTTATGCCTTTGTCAGGTTCCAGACTTTGGATATGGCACATAGATGCAAAGTTGAATTATCTGGCCAATACATTGGTaaatttcaatgtaaaatTGGGTATGGTAAAGCTACCCCAACGACTCGTATCTGGGTTGGCGGTTTGGGGCCATGGACATCCGTGCCTCAGCTGGAGAGAGAGTTTGATCGTTTTGGGGCAATTAAAAAGATTGATTATATCAAGGGAGATAGCAATGCATACATTTTATATGATTCCATCGACGCAGCCCAAGCTGCTGTGAAAGAAATGAGAGGATTTCCGCTTGGGGGACCAGATAGGAGACTGAGGGTTGATTTTGCTGATGTTACTCCCGGGTTTGGGTTCAAACCTAGACCGTACCCAGAAGACGCAGCTGAGTTTCGACCAAGACCAGTGGAATACGAATCTCCTTACGATCCTTACGCTCCTGAAGGTGAATTTGCTTACGCTCCAAGGGGATTCAGGGGTCGTGGAAGTGCCCCATGGCACGATAGACGAGGAGGAGGCAGAGGGGGATACCGCGGAACTGCTTATCCTGAGGGATATGTGAGAGAAGAATCTGATTGGCCAAGCCGCCGGCCACCACCTGAGCTCGAATATGAATCACCAAGGGGCTTGAGGCGCTCATTGTCTCGGGAACCAGGTGTAGATCGATCCAGATCACGTTCTCCGCGGAGAAGACCTGTGGATTCAGATTCCGATTCTGAAACAGCTAGAACGGGGATGCTGTCTACGTCACGAACTCTTCCTGAAGTTGCACGAAAGTCTATAGCAGTTTGGCAAGGCGctttgatattaaaaaattctttatttccaGCTAAATTTCACCTTACAGATGGAGATACAGAGATAATTGATGCGCTGATGAAGGATGAGGATGGGAAACATATGCTGAGAATAACGCAGCGTCTTCGTTTAGACCAACCAAAATTAGATGACGTTTCTAAACGCATACAAACATCCAGTTCACATGCTATATTTTTAGGTCTTGCCGGATCTAGCGCTACCATCACGAACGATGACGCAAACGTGCAAACTCGACCTCTAAGAAACTTAGTGTCATATCTCAAGCAGAAAGAAGCTGCGGGAGTAATATCTCTGTTGAATAAAGACACAGAAGGAACCGGAGTCTTGTATGCCTTCCCGCCGTGCGCCTTTTCGACCGAacttttgaaaagaacttGTCCCAGCCTTAGCGAGGAGGGTTTGAAAGAGGATCACTTAGTTATCGTTGTGGTGAAAGGCGGCAGTGCCTAA
- the LOC124184302 gene encoding ubiA prenyltransferase domain-containing protein 1 homolog, whose product MLSGVENPHAEMDPTPPSPSFDGASSTSSTLDSPLMKLSSYVLALRPWSLSASLMPTLLGSALAYRLIGLTSFNWISLVLTLFTIVSVHGAGNVVNTYFDYVKGVDSRKSDDRILVDHILSKDELVSLGAILYAAGCLGFILLTAISPAKMEHLALVYFGGLSSSFLYTGGIGLKYIALGDVLILVIFGPISVLFAFMAQTGYVEWGTMYYAIPLALNTEAILHSNNTRDLESDRRVGIVTLAILIGHTASHVLYAFLLFSPYITFVVLALRYSVWFLLPLVTLPAAFRIEKEFRSPETIQGVPKQTARLNMFLGILYVVACLLIDPLPYLR is encoded by the coding sequence ATGTTGAGTGGAGTCGAAAATCCCCATGCGGAGATGGATCCAACCCCTCCATCACCCAGCTTCGATGGCGCCAGCTCCACATCGTCAACGCTGGATTCTCCTTTAATGAAATTGTCCTCTTACGTCTTGGCCCTTAGGCCATGGTCATTAAGTGCTTCTTTGATGCCAACTCTCCTTGGATCGGCACTTGCCTATCGATTAATAGGATTAACGAGCTTTAATTGGATATCACTTGTACTTACTTTATTCACGATCGTCTCGGTGCACGGGGCGGGTAACGTTGTAAACACATACTTTGACTATGTCAAAGGTGTGGACAGTCGAAAAAGCGACGACCGAATATTGGTCGATCATATTTTATCTAAAGATGAGCTCGTATCTTTGGGTGCAATCTTATATGCCGCAGGGTGCCTAGGCTTTATTTTACTTACTGCCATTTCACCTGCTAAAATGGAGCATCTGGCTCTCGTTTATTTCGGAGGTTTGTCATCCTCGTTTTTGTATACCGGTGGTATCGGCCTGAAATACATAGCTCTAGGTGATGTTTTGATCTTAGTCATATTCGGCCCGATATCCGTTTTATTTGCATTTATGGCACAGACTGGATACGTTGAATGGGGCACAATGTATTATGCCATACCTTTGGCCTTAAACACAGAGGCTATTCTACATAGTAACAATACCAGGGATTTGGAGAGTGACAGACGCGTCGGAATAGTAACTTTAGCAATTTTGATTGGTCACACAGCGTCACACGTTCTGTATGCCTTTTTACTGTTCTCGCCCTACATAACGTTCGTTGTACTTGCATTGAGGTACTCGGTGTGGTTTTTGTTACCGCTGGTCACATTGCCCGCAGCATttcgaatagaaaaagaatttaGATCTCCAGAAACTATCCAGGGCGTACCAAAGCAAACTGCTAGACTAAATATGTTTCTTGGAATATTGTACGTTGTAGCTTGTCTACTTATCGACCCTCTTCCTTACCTTCGTTGA